The genomic segment aaaaaaagaactatcaatagaataaacagacaacctccAGAGAAAGATTgattatttgcaaactatgtatccaacaaaggtctaatatctagactctataaggaacttaaacaaatcaacaaacaaaaaacaaatcagcccatttaaaaatgggcaaaggacatgaacaaacactccTCAAAAAAGACATTCATCTGGTCAACAAGcttataaaaaatgctcaaagtcattaatcattagggaaatgcaaatcaaaagcgaaatgagatgccatcttacaccagtcagaatggctattattaaaaagtccaaaaataacaggtgctggcaaggttgtggggaaaagggaacacatacatggctggtgggaatgtaaattagttctgccactgtagaaagcagtctggagatttcttaaagaacttaaaatagaactaccacttgatccagcaatctcattactggatatataaccAAAGAGGTATAcgtcattctaccataaagacccgtgcatgtgtgtgttcatcgctgcactattcgcaatagcaaagacaaggaatctgTCTGGATgcctatcaatggtagactggataaagaaaatttgatacatatacaccatggaatacaatgcaaccataaaaagaatgagatcatgtccttgcAGAAACATGACTAGATGATGAGTAAGCAAGTTATGTGTCAAATTAATCTTCTGTTTAAAGAGTAATGTTTTTTAGTCATAAATACCACTAATTCAGCATAACTATTTCATAAGAATAAAATAggcaaaaaagaatgagttcacaAGATGCAATATTTTCACGTATACTTTTCATAGTAATCTGTTCCCAATGTTAATtcaagtttcaaaaataaaaaaaagcattcagagaaatttttttttttttttttttttttgagacggagtctcgctctgtcgcaggggctggagtgcagtggccggatctcagctcactgcaagctccgcctcccgggttcacgccattctcctgcctgagcctcccgagtagctgggaccacaggcgcccgccacctcgcccagctagtttttttttttgtattttttagtagagacggggtttcaccatgttagccaggatggtcttgatctcctgacctcgtgatccgcccgtctcggcctcccaaagtgctgggattacaggcttgagccaccgcgcccggcccagagaaattttttaaaaagaaaatgacgatctattttccagagtggctgtgccatttttcATGCCCAGCGGCAATATATAACAATTCTACTTACGTCTTATGCTAGATAGCATTTGTTAGCATtagtttgtttcttaaaaattcttTGCCTTTCAAATAGGAGTATAATAGTATCTCAcgtttttaatttgaatttggaTTTCCCTAATGAATAAttatgttaagcatttttttcaggTGTCTATCAATCTACCtttttttggtgaagtgtctattcaaatcttttgcccattttttattggattatttgcttttgttgactattaagatttaaaacaatattctggatacaaattaTTTGTCATAtatgtgattttatatattttctctcagtttgtagcttgtctttttattcttttaatggtACCTTCCACCAATTCTACCTCTCAATACCTTGTGGgatagaatttcaacatatgaacttgtAGAGGATAcacacattcagtccattgcaagcagaatttaaaaaatagttttattcttttgcagggaaaaagtttttaacttttgaTGAAGTTATATTGATGAATTTCTTCCTTTAGAGTAATGCTTTTGGAGTCATATCTGAGATCTCTTTCTCCAACCtgaggtcacaaagattttctcctatgttttcttctgaaagttttatatttttatattttatatttgggtTTATAATCCATCcgggttaatttttatatgaggtgTATAACATCCAGGTCCTTTTTTGCATATTGCGGTGCAATTATTCCAACTGAAAAGACTGTTCTTCCTCTACTGTTCTTTCTTTGTCATTGCATAATTGctaaaaatcagttgaccacaTTTCAGTGAATCTATTTCTGAGATGTCTATTCTTGCCATGGATCTACATTTTGCAAACATCACACTATcttgatttctgttattttacagtAAATCTTCAAATTAGGTAGTGTTGCTAGGATCAGACAACAGCTCTGTTTTACCACTTGTGGGTGGTGGTTCTCACATTCAGTTTTCAAACCCTATGTATGTGAACGACTAAAGGGTCAGTCTAGGACTTGAGCAGTGAGGATAGATCATATTTAGTTTCCCTTCTCTTACAGTTTTAGCTACCTGGGATGTCATGCAATACTATACATTTGTGGTTGCCCTTGGAGTGAATTgatgagaggaagagagaacaaCCATATGAATTCCTTTTGCTGATTCCTCTGACTAGTAAGACAAGTTTTCTCTGGACTTTTAGATGCTCTTGCCAGGGCTGCCACCACTGCTACAGCAGGGCATCTTCCTGGATCAGGTTGACCTTaagggagagggaaaaaagggagggggaatgatatggtttggctgtgtccccacacaaatctgatcttgaactcccacgtgttgtgggagggtcctagtgggagataattgaatcatgggagcaggtctttcctgtgctgttctcatgatagtgaataagtctcacgagatctggtagttttaaaaagagaagttcccctgcacaagctcgctctctttgcctgcttccATCCATggaagatgtgacttgctcctccttgccttttacCATGATTGCaagacttccccagccatgtggaactgtaagttcaatcaaacctctttcttttttaaattgcccagtctccgTTCCAGACCCGCACGCCGGGCGCACAGAGCTCTCAGCGCCGctcccagccacagcctcccgCGCCTCGCTTAGctccaacatggcaaaagtctCCAGCCCTACAGAAACTGAGCGGTGCATCGAGTCCCTGATTGCTGTTTTCCAGAAGTATGCTGGAAAGGATGGTTATAACTACACTCTCTCCAAGACGGAGTTCCTAAGCTTCATAAATACAGAACTAGCTGCCTTCACAAAGAACCAGAAGGATCCCGGTGTCCTTGACCGCATAATGAAGAGACTGGATACCAACAGTGATGGACAGCTAGATTTCTCAGAATTTCTGAATCTGATTGGTGGCCTAGCTATGGCTTGCCATGACTCCTTCCTCAAGGCTGTCCCTTCCCAGAAGCGGATCTGAAGACCCCCTGGGCCTGGCCTTCAAACGCATCCCCTTTCCTTCCAGCCTTTCCGTCATCATCTCCATAGCCCACACATCCCCTGAGCCCAGCATACCAACCACCTCATGCAGGCCCCACCTGCCAATAGTAATAAAACAATGTCactttttttaaacatgaaaaaaaaaaaattgcccagtctcgggtatgtctttatcagaagcatgaaaacagactaatacagggaaggatgtcttagtctgctcaggaCCTTATAATAAATTTCCATAGGCTGCATGgcttaaaaacaatataaatttgtttctcatagttctggaggccagaattcCAAGATACAGGTGCCAACATGATCAGGCTCTGGTGAGGGCCCTTTTCTGAGCTGCCCACTGTAGACTTCCCACTGCATGCTCTAACAGTGAAAGGAGCAAGGCAGCTCTCTTGGGactctttatttacttttttttagagacagagtcttactatgttgcccagactgaactcaaattcctggggtcaagccatcctcctgcctcagcctcctgagcaactgagattacaggggtaCTACTGTGCCTaactggggcctcttttataagaacactaatcctCATTATGAGGGCTCCATTTCCATGACCTAATCATcccccaaagaccccacctcctgaTATCATCACCTTACAGGTTAGGATGTCAACATGTGAATATTGTGGGGGgaacaaacattcagtccattgtaTTGCAAAAGGGGATCCCCAATATTCCAGCTGCATCCCTTCCCCAGTCTTTTGGCTAGAAAGAGGCAGTTTCTCTTGTAATTTTTGCTGTCTACACCCACTGTGCAGTTCCCAGCATTGGCTTACCTTCAGGTCGAAGCTGGGAgattaaggagaaaaagaaatacagaaaactcaAGACTGTTTTGGGTTGTGCTTCAAGTTTTGACGTTCCTTCCCAACCTATGTGCTATGGTTTACTTTTCAAAGTCCTCAAGtagttactttttatattttgtccaGATTTTAGTTATCAGTGAGGGATGGTCTATATTGGGCTGACTCAATCTTGGCCAGCACCAGAAGTTCACACTGCTTATTTTTAAGGCTAGtctttaagatttttatattacactaaaaattgaaagtaatcttttttctccttatttggAAACTGTGTTCTGTTTCTGTTTATGATGCCCTGTTATGTCAGCCTCTATGCCCTACTGAAATTATGCTCTTAATCTGGCACTTAATCATCGTACCTATAACCTGAGaaatccttattttctttttgtgtttgatTTCTATATTAGGCTATAATGAAACAGTTCAATGAGAAAATGccagattattaaaaataaaaatcttgtatTATATGAGTTTTTGATTCTCTCAGATAATCTGATCACTTAGAACTACCAAAGATTCAGTATTTATCTGATTTTTcaactgtattagttttcttATGACGTGAAAGATATGAAAGAACACACcaggagagaaagcagaagaaCCGAACTATGTGTGCACATCTTGCTTTCCCATTACCCACATTTCTGAAACTTCTTAAAAATGCACAATGGGTCATACTCCAAATTCCCAACAGTTAAAAGTATAAATCAAGAGAGATGCACTTTAATTCTGAAACTACCATTTACTGGTTATGTGACCTTTgataatttacttaatttattgGATTTGATTTTCTTGTTTGCTAAATGGGTTCGTGGGACAAAGTCTCTAAAACTTTTCTTacatacacactatggaatactatgcagtcataaaaaagaatgagatcatgtcctttgtagcaacgtggatggagctgTAGGCCataatccttagcaaactaatgcaggaacagaacaccaaataccacgtgttctcacttataggtgggagctaaacaacgagaacacatgaacacaaagaggggaacaacagacacaggtaaccaaagcaaaaattgacaaatggattaaatcaagctaaaaagcttctgcacaacaaaggaaacaatcaatgaagtaaagagacaacctatagaatgggaataaatatttgcaaaccatccaTTTGACAAGGCATTAATAACCAGGCTATATAGTGAACTCAATTCAATAGCAAACGAACAAATAATCCAATTGAAgaataggcaaaagatctgaatagacatttctcaaaagaaggcatactaatggccaaaaaatatgtgaaaaaaaaagatctacagggaaatgcaaatcaaaaccacaataagttATAATTTCACCttagttaaaatggctattatggaaaaaacaaaataaacgctaacaaggctgcagagaaagaggaatgcttgtacactgtgagtggaatgtaaattaatacagccactaTAGAAAAGAGTATGAAacttcctcaaaaaaactaaaaatagaactaccatatgatccagcaatctcagtttttagtaaatattcaaaagaaaggacATCAGTATATAGAAGAGATATccacactcccatgtttattgcagcactattcatgatagccaagatatgaaatcaacctaagtgttcattattggacaaatgaataaagaaagtgtagtacatatatgcaatggaatatgattcagccataagaaagaataaaatcttgtcacttgcagcaacatggttggaTCTAGAGGACATTAAGTTAAAGGAAACAAACCAATCATAGAAAGACAAAtgtcgcatgttctcactcatatttgAGAGATaaaattgatctcatggaggtaaaCAGTAGAAGAATGTTTACCAGATGCTGGGAAGGGGCATCAGAGGATGATGAGAGATtgattaatggatacaaaaatacatttagatagaatgaataagttcTATTCAATAGCACAATAGAgagattatagttaacaataatttattgtatatttcaaaatagctagaagattggaaatgctcccaacacaaagaaatgataaatatttagcTGATAGATATACAATTATTCATATTTGATCAGTACACATCATAtactatatcaaaatatcacaagtACCTTGCAAATATGTACAACTGTTGtgtattcattaaaaattttaaaatatttttaaagaatttaaaattttaaataaatcagaaaaaaataagcatgtCAAACACATATAATATTTTTCACAAAACAATTGGAAAAGTCTAAGAAATCATGACAACAAATCaccaacaaatgaaaatattaacttttGACAAATTTGTTAGGTTTGGCCAATCTCAGttcccctttccttcctgtgGTTTTATACTTTAGAAATTTAGATAAATATTACCATACCATATGTATATTTTggaactttctttttccttcaactGTAGCCCACTGACACCTGCTCCTCTCGTTCATTCACATCACCTGCTTTATTGTTTACCATCGAACAACTGTACAAAcatttatccattctcctgtcGGCAATTGTTATATTGTTTACTGATTTATACTACTGCAAACAATAATGTCTTATTTCTACcgtcttattttgtattttctgcttgcctttattttctttctttaagttttCCCCTGTAATGTTATGCATTACAAATTACCCATATTTTTGTAGCCAGTCAAATTTAGCAGTGGGGGATAGTGTActactcttaatttttaaatataaatatttagctATATACTTTTCTAAGAATGTTTAaggtttttcagtattttaaccTTCCCATGTAGGACATAGGCCTCAGCATGTTTTAGCTAGTCATTGAGCAACTCGCCTGCTATTTTcacctgattttaatttttacattttgttaacacaaaaattaggAGAACCTGTATAGTCAATAGCtaattaagacttgttttatgatgaattttgtttcttttaactcagcccttttgaatttgtttctttttgcacAGTTCATCCTTTAATAATCTTTTAGTATGGGTTAGTGAATTGTAAACATTTTAGGGTTTGGTAtgaaaaatatcctttttttttctttacaattcggtgatgtaaaacatttatttatttatttattttgagctaTAATTTTCCATCTTTATTTATCAGGCACTTTTACAATTAAGAaattgtttttggattttttatttttttatttttttatttaattat from the Macaca mulatta isolate MMU2019108-1 chromosome 4, T2T-MMU8v2.0, whole genome shotgun sequence genome contains:
- the LOC717080 gene encoding protein S100-A11; this translates as MAKVSSPTETERCIESLIAVFQKYAGKDGYNYTLSKTEFLSFINTELAAFTKNQKDPGVLDRIMKRLDTNSDGQLDFSEFLNLIGGLAMACHDSFLKAVPSQKRI